The following are from one region of the Flavobacteriales bacterium genome:
- a CDS encoding DUF2158 domain-containing protein yields MNFNQGDIVILKSGGPEMTVKKVIGTHTSNEEEEYYRDQGYSIGDLVCEWFTDNKKITDAFIAATVEIA; encoded by the coding sequence ATGAATTTCAACCAAGGAGACATAGTCATACTAAAATCAGGAGGGCCAGAAATGACCGTCAAAAAAGTGATAGGTACCCACACATCCAATGAAGAAGAGGAGTACTACCGCGACCAAGGTTACTCAATTGGCGACCTCGTGTGTGAATGGTTCACCGATAACAAGAAAATAACAGATGCATTCATCGCAGCTACTGTAGAGATAGCATAA